In Helicobacter bilis, a genomic segment contains:
- a CDS encoding HugZ family heme oxygenase — MSVTSIIEHMNNHHSAELQGLVKLYGGFEAKVATLSGVNEDGMKIQADGKEVFAPFPAKTEEKDYKDAIIKLCMAISKKDDQVASEIESFKEEFNTILLTSLSKDNKPHISYSPLLRYDGEYYLYVSEVAAHCQNLRTNPNAVQVMFIEDESKTKSILARKRLTYDVSVEFMPRDSLFDKVYDSFESRVGKGGGVAQVRSMQDFHLVKICFKEGRFVKGFGQAYNIDSHGKIGHIGGNGGMPHAMPHKHK, encoded by the coding sequence ATGAGTGTTACAAGTATTATAGAGCATATGAATAATCATCATTCAGCGGAGTTGCAGGGCTTAGTAAAGCTTTATGGTGGCTTTGAGGCAAAGGTGGCAACACTAAGCGGGGTGAATGAAGATGGCATGAAAATACAAGCAGATGGCAAAGAAGTCTTTGCGCCATTTCCTGCGAAAACTGAAGAGAAAGACTATAAAGATGCTATTATTAAGCTTTGCATGGCAATCAGCAAAAAAGACGATCAGGTTGCAAGTGAGATAGAATCTTTTAAAGAAGAGTTTAATACGATTTTGCTTACTTCATTATCAAAGGATAATAAACCGCATATTAGCTACTCGCCGCTACTAAGATATGATGGAGAGTATTATTTATATGTGAGCGAAGTCGCAGCACATTGCCAAAATTTACGCACAAATCCTAATGCAGTCCAAGTCATGTTTATAGAAGATGAGAGTAAAACAAAAAGCATTTTAGCAAGAAAGCGTTTGACTTATGATGTAAGCGTGGAGTTTATGCCTAGAGATAGTCTATTTGATAAAGTGTATGATAGTTTTGAATCTCGAGTAGGAAAAGGTGGTGGTGTAGCCCAAGTCCGCTCGATGCAGGATTTTCATTTGGTAAAGATATGCTTCAAAGAAGGGCGCTTTGTAAAAGGCTTTGGTCAAGCATATAATATTGATTCTCATGGCAAGATAGGACATATCGGTGGTAATGGCGGTATGCCACATGCAATGCCGCATAAGCATAAGTAA
- a CDS encoding acylneuraminate cytidylyltransferase family protein: protein MNLALIPARAGSKSIKNKNLAMLCEKPLLYYTIESAKKAQCIDKIVVSSDGDLILQYALSQGVEVLNRPEEIARDSTTSDEVILHAIKHYKDFDNIILLQPTSPLRDSNDIDKAYRIFKEKNANALISVTQIDNKILKAFIAKEDGSLQGIHNNTYPFIPRQSLPQTYQSNGAIYIVKRDLFIENPSFLPQNTHYYLMSEEHSIDTLADLEYANKIMQNKTL, encoded by the coding sequence ATGAATCTAGCCTTAATCCCAGCGAGGGCTGGCTCTAAAAGCATTAAGAATAAAAATCTTGCAATGCTTTGTGAAAAACCCCTTCTTTACTATACAATAGAATCTGCAAAGAAAGCACAATGTATAGATAAGATTGTAGTGAGTAGTGATGGAGATTTGATACTTCAATATGCCTTATCTCAAGGAGTAGAAGTGCTAAATCGTCCAGAAGAAATAGCTAGAGATTCTACTACAAGTGATGAAGTTATATTACATGCAATAAAGCATTATAAAGACTTTGATAATATTATATTATTACAACCTACTTCGCCCTTAAGAGATTCTAATGATATTGATAAAGCATATAGAATCTTTAAGGAGAAAAATGCGAATGCACTTATTAGCGTTACACAAATTGATAATAAGATTCTAAAAGCCTTTATCGCAAAGGAAGATGGTAGTCTGCAAGGCATTCATAATAATACCTATCCATTTATACCCCGTCAAAGTCTGCCACAAACCTATCAAAGTAATGGGGCAATCTATATTGTGAAACGAGATTTATTTATAGAAAATCCTAGCTTTTTACCGCAAAATACGCATTATTATCTTATGAGTGAAGAACATAGCATTGACACTTTAGCGGATTTAGAATATGCAAATAAGATAATGCAAAATAAGACTTTATAA
- a CDS encoding 50S ribosomal protein L25/general stress protein Ctc — MLEGKLRDSIGKTNAKALKRDGYLVANIYGKGKENIHCAFKRNDFIKYMRAKQTLIFPVKIDGNVYDVVVQEYQKDPVTSDILHVDMMFATKGCVAKYKVPVKVTGSPIGLKNKGVLVFSRKRVAVKCDAAVLPNDYTLDVSGLDVGHAILVRDLPEIAGVSVIEKPSVAIVGVIKAK, encoded by the coding sequence ATGTTAGAAGGCAAACTTAGAGATAGTATTGGCAAAACAAATGCGAAAGCATTGAAGCGAGATGGTTATCTAGTTGCTAATATCTATGGTAAAGGCAAGGAAAATATACATTGTGCGTTTAAACGCAATGATTTTATCAAATACATGCGTGCGAAGCAAACACTTATTTTTCCTGTGAAAATCGATGGCAATGTATATGATGTTGTTGTGCAAGAATATCAAAAAGACCCAGTAACAAGTGATATTTTACATGTAGATATGATGTTTGCAACAAAGGGTTGTGTGGCAAAATATAAAGTGCCAGTGAAAGTTACAGGCTCACCTATTGGCTTGAAAAACAAAGGTGTGCTTGTATTCTCGCGCAAAAGAGTTGCAGTAAAATGTGATGCGGCGGTTTTACCAAATGATTATACACTTGATGTGAGTGGTCTTGATGTTGGACATGCGATCCTTGTGCGTGATTTACCAGAGATTGCTGGTGTTAGCGTGATTGAGAAGCCATCAGTTGCTATCGTTGGTGTAATTAAAGCTAAGTAA
- a CDS encoding M16 family metallopeptidase, with protein sequence MIKNIVMLFFLILGAQIMQANTLSHLTINNIKIPVISEQSSVIPTGHVEVIFIGGGNMFNPPKKPLARVASAVLNRGTKTLGNVKFAELLESKALDLDIGVGQATLTFTLDFLKEYEDFAYTQLENLIKDPNLTKSTLQDVQKKLHAALMSKSSDFDYQATLLLQKGIFAKTPLAYPALGNTTQEIDSVSLSDIRNYLDKTLTLENMVIVIGGDLDIKNSLAKLQKVFSHLPQGKKVSIPQYKIKTIAMKTAKKDTQQAYIYFASPLNIQSIKDDGYKAQVAGFILGSSGFGSRLMEEIRVKRGLAYSAYMRPNITRTSTYFAGYMQTALDKQDEAIALTQQILKDFVAKGVTQKELDSAKQFILGNKPLQEETLGQRLNAKFMNYYNGLPLDYREEFLQKVASLDLETLNEFIRTHAEIANLSFAVITK encoded by the coding sequence ATGATAAAAAACATTGTAATGTTATTTTTTCTTATTCTAGGAGCACAAATAATGCAGGCAAATACACTTTCTCATCTCACAATCAATAATATCAAGATTCCAGTCATTAGCGAACAATCAAGTGTTATACCGACTGGGCATGTAGAAGTGATTTTCATTGGTGGTGGAAATATGTTTAATCCACCTAAAAAGCCCTTAGCAAGAGTAGCAAGTGCTGTGTTAAATCGTGGCACAAAAACGCTTGGCAATGTGAAATTTGCAGAACTGCTTGAAAGCAAGGCTCTTGATTTAGACATTGGTGTAGGTCAAGCAACTTTGACTTTTACGCTTGATTTTTTAAAGGAATATGAAGACTTTGCCTATACACAATTAGAAAATCTTATAAAAGATCCAAACTTAACAAAAAGCACATTGCAAGATGTGCAAAAAAAGCTTCACGCAGCCCTTATGAGTAAAAGCAGCGATTTTGACTATCAGGCTACTTTGTTGCTTCAAAAAGGTATTTTTGCAAAGACGCCTTTAGCCTATCCAGCCCTTGGCAACACAACACAAGAAATAGATTCTGTAAGTCTAAGCGATATTAGAAACTACCTTGATAAAACGCTCACACTTGAAAATATGGTGATTGTGATTGGTGGCGATTTAGACATAAAAAATAGCCTTGCAAAACTTCAAAAAGTGTTCTCACATTTACCGCAAGGAAAAAAGGTTAGCATACCGCAATATAAAATTAAAACGATCGCTATGAAAACCGCCAAAAAAGACACACAACAAGCCTATATTTACTTCGCAAGCCCTCTAAATATCCAAAGTATAAAAGATGATGGCTATAAGGCACAAGTCGCTGGTTTTATACTCGGTAGCTCTGGCTTTGGCAGTCGTTTAATGGAAGAAATCAGGGTAAAAAGAGGACTTGCATACTCTGCTTACATGCGTCCAAACATTACGCGAACTAGCACTTATTTTGCAGGTTATATGCAAACAGCACTTGATAAACAAGATGAAGCGATTGCTCTAACACAGCAAATCCTAAAAGATTTTGTCGCAAAAGGGGTTACCCAAAAAGAGCTAGATTCTGCAAAGCAGTTTATACTCGGCAATAAACCATTGCAGGAAGAAACGCTAGGGCAGAGACTAAATGCAAAATTTATGAATTATTATAATGGTTTGCCCCTAGATTATAGAGAGGAATTTTTACAGAAAGTCGCCTCGCTTGATTTAGAGACTCTGAATGAATTTATCCGTACACATGCAGAGATTGCAAACCTAAGCTTTGCCGTAATTACAAAATAG
- a CDS encoding DNA translocase FtsK, translating into MLYLWLATIFGYTPPDAALSGAALTNSFFKIGGFGNSFANFNRGMFGYLAYIYLPLLLLPIYRFHDDTSYSFRKIQLSFAYLLLFIGLLLLQSLVFHSGQFGNYLQEVLTPYIGLFGVAILTFICISTALLLIAERTATFILGYLGGSLQMAYSATSNFAKRMFQQLKSKYTDFKLDSIQREKRKIVNQELSEKATTTKSKYIDREPLLETALDEYPRTNTNNGYTDTNMQNLAKNENLAHNKNKHSSNTQTTNKQEIPQDSKEFSIQVKPSNNINTTQTLSYQQYDDSNISPITHTPRTQMRNNDEELLKRFQKANLYPKQKDQQAFHTDSPMTFRLKQEMSEANPLESFAKTQSPKILPTIDDWQTTDMPPREVKTTNLIKPKTQEREQPKTETFSVKEGITTQDNATPTTPKILESFKEDSTAQIQPKTITQESPTIRIKEPEIKDSTNTHLNTPKPEINPNQQHTEQKKTIKIQAINTPKIEQMPTQANYKTLDMSFTQKEYKTTNPSINESTITLSQPNSTDFNQTTQEITNLNQTQITESNLNVAQTLESQHIDYTSQQYDLNTQTLQQNTLDSQPSELVLQQDILETNNLQDSPFITPLESTQNNIDYTETTTIIIPPLLDSNEDSRNDFREEFREDFNTQDLVIQDSISKDSSINNSQDSIIIESIPQESTHSLDSTESNHTLQDDIREEIKEIFIEPLESLEAHAQSISQSSQIDSKQTDFISTESNMLNSNKLDTIHIDSIPTESNVSNLNQIESSHTDSIDLLKTNSSVESKQAESIPQDSILIETTQIESNIQTQHTQDFEIKEITQENTEHVENIESSITDSNLTKELKNKDYLQQSTMQDLEQNRTGSKIAQEITPAQQNITINTYTPQMTHSHFPTHTNPTNYFTGIPTHSQAQPMNYIFDSATHTQTSTIKPNVESSTIESNNQQFHNTESNLAQPNNTQSNEIENNTTQHNLAQSNNIESTHTNPTTQPIKIKLYDDTQASRTITHKDIIQNNISTQTKDTAHSFTIKDLVPHIESKTTQITESNDNENREDMIIRQIAQKKEEARQENSILIANHDTNIANLTQSTNLPPFILPPLKLLQEPIAQDSIQDVELDSKIDKMLQIFNAHKIRGDIIATLTGPVVTTFEFRPETHVKVSKILSHKNDLARILKAKSIRIQAPIPGKDVIGIQIPNSKVETIYLREILHSQAFLDSKDPLTIALGKDISGTPIVANLAKLPHLLVAGTTGSGKSVGVNAIILSLLYRNDPDNLKLMMIDPKQVEFAPYEDLPHLITPIINAPNKAIKALQVATIEMDKRYELFSQIKVKNIASYNEKVSIKMPNFVIIIDELADLMITGGKEAEAFIARIAQMGRAAGMHLIIATQRSSVNVITGHIKANLPSRISYRVGSRIDSKVILDEMGAEDLLGNGDGLFTTTNGLMRIHAPWVSEQEVEHIVDFIKAQREPQYDESFLSETKPGAVSGDKFSGDGSLLDKAKEVMMQDNKTSISYLQRKLGIGYNKSASLVEALEKEGFLSPPNSKGERNILV; encoded by the coding sequence GTGTTGTATTTATGGTTAGCAACTATCTTTGGTTATACCCCGCCTGATGCGGCTTTAAGCGGTGCTGCATTGACAAATAGTTTCTTTAAAATAGGTGGCTTTGGCAATAGTTTTGCAAACTTTAATCGCGGTATGTTTGGTTATCTTGCTTACATTTATTTGCCTTTGCTTTTATTGCCTATTTATAGATTCCATGATGATACAAGCTATTCTTTTCGCAAGATTCAGTTAAGCTTTGCATATTTACTGCTTTTTATCGGGCTATTACTCTTGCAATCGCTTGTATTTCACAGCGGTCAGTTTGGCAACTATTTGCAAGAGGTGCTAACGCCCTATATTGGTCTATTTGGGGTTGCGATACTTACATTTATTTGTATTAGCACTGCATTACTGCTTATTGCTGAACGCACAGCGACTTTTATTTTAGGCTATCTTGGCGGAAGTTTGCAAATGGCTTATTCTGCCACAAGTAATTTTGCAAAGAGAATGTTTCAGCAACTCAAATCAAAATATACTGATTTTAAATTAGATTCTATACAAAGGGAAAAGAGAAAGATAGTCAATCAAGAGTTAAGTGAGAAAGCCACGACGACAAAAAGTAAATATATAGATCGTGAGCCATTACTTGAGACTGCCCTTGATGAATATCCACGCACAAATACCAACAATGGTTACACAGATACAAATATGCAAAATCTAGCAAAAAATGAGAATCTAGCACATAACAAAAATAAGCACTCAAGCAACACACAAACAACAAACAAACAAGAAATACCACAAGATTCTAAAGAATTTAGCATTCAAGTAAAACCTAGCAATAACATAAATACGACACAAACACTCTCATATCAGCAATACGATGATAGCAATATCTCACCTATCACACACACACCACGCACACAAATGCGAAATAATGATGAAGAACTTTTAAAAAGATTCCAAAAAGCAAATCTCTATCCAAAGCAAAAGGACCAACAGGCATTTCATACAGACTCTCCAATGACTTTTAGACTAAAACAAGAAATGAGTGAAGCAAATCCACTTGAAAGCTTTGCAAAGACTCAATCTCCAAAAATACTACCCACAATAGATGATTGGCAAACCACAGATATGCCACCACGAGAGGTAAAGACTACAAATCTAATCAAACCAAAGACACAGGAAAGAGAGCAGCCAAAAACAGAGACTTTTAGCGTAAAAGAGGGCATTACAACACAAGATAATGCAACACCCACTACACCAAAAATCTTAGAATCTTTTAAGGAAGATAGCACAGCCCAAATACAGCCAAAAACCATCACGCAAGAATCCCCTACTATACGCATAAAAGAGCCAGAAATAAAGGATAGCACCAATACTCATTTAAACACGCCAAAGCCAGAAATAAATCCAAACCAACAGCACACCGAGCAAAAAAAAACGATAAAAATCCAAGCGATTAACACACCAAAAATAGAGCAAATGCCAACACAAGCAAACTACAAAACGCTTGACATGAGCTTCACACAGAAAGAATACAAAACTACAAATCCTAGTATTAATGAAAGCACAATAACGCTAAGTCAGCCTAATAGCACAGACTTTAACCAAACTACACAAGAGATTACAAATCTTAATCAAACACAAATTACAGAATCCAATCTCAATGTAGCACAGACTTTAGAGTCGCAACATATAGATTACACTTCACAGCAATATGATTTAAACACACAGACCTTACAACAAAACACATTAGATTCACAACCAAGTGAGCTAGTTTTACAACAAGATATATTAGAAACAAATAATCTACAAGATAGCCCTTTTATAACACCTTTAGAATCTACCCAAAACAATATAGACTATACAGAAACTACCACGATAATAATCCCGCCTTTGCTAGATTCCAATGAAGATTCTAGAAATGATTTTAGAGAGGAATTTCGGGAGGATTTTAATACACAAGATTTAGTTATACAAGATTCTATAAGCAAAGATTCTAGTATAAACAACTCACAGGATTCTATAATTATAGAATCTATCCCGCAAGAATCCACACATTCACTAGATTCTACAGAATCTAATCATACTTTACAAGATGATATAAGAGAAGAGATAAAAGAAATTTTTATTGAGCCATTAGAGTCGCTTGAAGCACACGCACAAAGCATCTCGCAATCTAGCCAAATAGATTCTAAACAGACTGATTTTATATCAACAGAATCTAATATGCTAAACTCCAACAAATTAGACACTATTCACATAGATTCTATACCAACAGAATCCAATGTATCAAACCTTAATCAAATAGAATCTAGCCATACAGATTCCATAGATTTGCTTAAGACAAACTCTAGCGTAGAATCTAAACAGGCAGAATCTATCCCACAAGATTCCATATTAATAGAAACTACTCAAATAGAATCTAATATCCAAACACAGCATACACAGGATTTTGAGATAAAAGAGATTACACAAGAGAATACAGAACATGTAGAAAATATAGAATCTAGCATTACAGATTCTAATCTCACAAAAGAGTTAAAAAATAAAGATTATTTACAACAAAGCACCATGCAGGATTTAGAGCAAAATCGCACAGGCAGCAAAATCGCACAGGAAATAACACCAGCACAACAAAACATTACAATCAATACATACACACCGCAAATGACACATTCACATTTTCCAACACACACAAACCCGACAAATTACTTCACAGGCATACCAACGCACTCTCAAGCACAACCTATGAATTATATCTTTGATAGCGCGACACATACACAAACAAGCACAATAAAGCCAAATGTAGAATCTAGCACAATAGAATCTAATAACCAACAATTTCATAACACAGAATCTAATCTAGCACAACCAAATAACACACAATCTAACGAAATAGAAAACAACACAACACAACACAATCTAGCACAATCAAACAATATAGAATCTACACATACAAACCCCACCACACAACCAATAAAAATAAAACTCTACGATGATACGCAAGCAAGTCGCACAATCACACATAAAGACATAATACAGAACAATATATCTACACAAACAAAAGACACAGCACATTCTTTTACAATCAAAGATTTAGTCCCACATATAGAATCTAAAACAACACAAATCACAGAATCAAACGATAATGAAAACAGGGAAGATATGATTATAAGGCAAATCGCACAGAAAAAAGAAGAGGCAAGACAGGAAAATAGCATTCTCATTGCAAATCACGACACAAATATAGCAAATCTCACACAAAGCACAAATCTACCGCCTTTCATACTCCCACCGCTAAAGCTACTCCAAGAGCCAATCGCCCAAGATAGCATACAAGATGTTGAGCTAGATTCTAAGATTGATAAAATGCTGCAAATCTTTAACGCACACAAAATCCGCGGTGATATTATCGCCACGCTTACAGGACCGGTTGTAACGACCTTTGAGTTTCGCCCAGAAACCCATGTAAAAGTCTCAAAAATCCTAAGCCACAAAAATGATTTAGCAAGGATTCTAAAAGCAAAAAGCATTAGAATCCAAGCCCCGATACCCGGCAAAGATGTCATCGGTATCCAAATCCCAAATAGCAAGGTAGAGACGATTTATCTGCGAGAGATTTTGCATTCACAAGCCTTTTTAGATTCTAAAGACCCACTTACTATTGCTTTAGGCAAGGACATTAGCGGCACGCCAATTGTAGCAAATCTAGCAAAACTGCCCCATTTACTTGTAGCAGGGACCACAGGTAGCGGTAAGTCAGTCGGGGTAAATGCGATTATCCTTTCACTTTTATATCGCAATGACCCAGATAATCTAAAGCTTATGATGATTGACCCAAAACAAGTAGAGTTTGCCCCTTATGAAGACTTACCACACCTAATCACACCTATCATAAACGCCCCAAATAAAGCCATAAAAGCCCTGCAAGTCGCAACGATTGAAATGGATAAACGCTATGAGCTATTCTCACAGATTAAAGTCAAAAATATCGCTTCATATAATGAAAAAGTAAGTATCAAAATGCCAAATTTTGTAATCATAATCGATGAGTTAGCAGACCTAATGATTACAGGTGGCAAGGAAGCAGAAGCCTTTATCGCAAGAATCGCACAGATGGGAAGGGCAGCTGGTATGCACTTAATCATTGCTACGCAAAGAAGTAGCGTAAATGTTATCACCGGACATATCAAGGCAAATCTTCCCTCACGCATTAGCTATCGCGTCGGTAGTCGCATTGATTCTAAAGTGATATTAGATGAAATGGGTGCTGAAGACTTGCTAGGCAATGGCGATGGGCTTTTCACAACAACAAATGGGCTAATGCGTATCCATGCCCCATGGGTGAGTGAACAAGAAGTAGAGCATATCGTAGATTTTATCAAGGCACAAAGAGAGCCACAATATGATGAAAGCTTTCTTAGTGAGACAAAGCCCGGGGCAGTTTCTGGTGATAAATTTAGCGGTGATGGCAGTTTGCTTGATAAGGCAAAAGAAGTTATGATGCAGGATAATAAAACCTCTATTAGCTATCTACAAAGAAAGCTAGGCATTGGTTATAATAAATCCGCATCACTTGTAGAAGCACTAGAAAAAGAGGGATTTCTCTCTCCACCAAACAGCAAAGGCGAGAGAAATATCTTAGTTTAA